In Marinobacter sp. LQ44, the following are encoded in one genomic region:
- a CDS encoding CheR family methyltransferase — MAQMHNQLSPAEGIWALRRLPDMDEAQFSQWQTLLEHRTGITLTAERRSFLETNLGIRMREIGCSSYQAYYEKIVNGPDAVREWATLVDRLTVQETRFFRDPDAFRLVADYVLTRPREQFRKRALEAWSVGCSTGEEPYTLAMILNECMGQLALPPLFGVTGSDISLPAIEKARQGQFNARKLLGMDEDMKARYFRPSERNTVEIVNSIRDRVCFTRLNVLDLDKAPMHGMNIIFCQNLLIYFRRWRRREIVKRLAERLAPGGLLVLGQGELTDWQPPGLQRLPSEHVLAWIKRQSDEE, encoded by the coding sequence ATGGCTCAGATGCATAACCAACTGTCACCCGCCGAAGGCATTTGGGCACTGCGCCGACTCCCGGATATGGATGAGGCGCAGTTCAGCCAGTGGCAGACCCTGCTGGAGCACCGCACCGGCATCACCCTGACGGCCGAACGCCGTTCGTTCCTGGAAACCAATCTGGGTATACGAATGCGGGAAATCGGCTGCAGCAGCTATCAGGCCTATTACGAGAAAATCGTTAACGGCCCGGATGCCGTCAGGGAATGGGCAACACTGGTTGATCGTCTGACGGTTCAGGAAACCCGGTTTTTCCGGGACCCTGACGCCTTCCGGCTGGTTGCAGACTATGTTCTGACCCGCCCCCGGGAACAGTTCAGAAAACGTGCCCTGGAAGCCTGGAGTGTTGGCTGTTCAACCGGCGAAGAGCCCTACACCCTGGCGATGATCCTCAATGAATGCATGGGGCAGTTGGCACTGCCGCCCCTGTTTGGCGTCACTGGCTCTGACATCAGCCTGCCCGCCATCGAAAAGGCACGCCAGGGCCAGTTCAATGCCCGCAAATTGCTGGGCATGGACGAAGACATGAAAGCCCGGTATTTCCGTCCATCAGAACGGAATACCGTTGAGATTGTGAACAGCATCCGTGACCGCGTCTGTTTTACCAGGCTCAATGTCCTGGACCTGGACAAGGCACCGATGCACGGCATGAACATTATCTTCTGCCAGAACCTGCTGATCTACTTCCGCCGCTGGCGCCGGCGGGAAATTGTAAAACGGCTAGCAGAGCGTCTGGCACCGGGGGGGTTACTGGTGCTTGGCCAGGGTGAACTGACCGACTGGCAGCCACCGGGCCTGCAGAGGCTTCCCTCGGAACATGTGCTGGCGTGGATCAAACGTCAGTCCGACGAAGAATAA
- a CDS encoding chemotaxis protein CheB, with amino-acid sequence MAGQSGRPGVGIVSDVVLQRHRLQAATGKFGLEVSFSGDPSRLMDYPEFPDACLWLVTLEDEADHPALFDHLLENTDAPVLFGVDQAPKPGSTDYFRWERRLVDKLEQQLGHLEALDTASDLEELVETTPALHSAPELPRWIAPAAPGSLAEDVWVLGASLGGPAAVKTFLDNLPPGLPVGFVYAQHIDGNFTEVLTRVLGRHAHYQLKRAEEGYRVRNGDVVLMPVEREWTFDTQGQLTERNTPWPGPYGPSIDQVLLNVADYYGKRCHAILFSGMGNDGAIAAPMLKAYGSRIWVQESKSCGNSSMPDSVAATGCSSFCGTPEQLAKELVKTIENNCLLKSRQKRDSA; translated from the coding sequence ATGGCCGGCCAATCTGGCCGGCCCGGGGTCGGGATTGTTTCCGATGTGGTCCTGCAACGCCACCGGTTGCAGGCCGCCACCGGTAAATTCGGCCTGGAAGTGTCGTTTTCAGGCGATCCGTCCCGACTGATGGACTATCCGGAATTCCCGGATGCATGCCTGTGGCTGGTCACCCTGGAAGACGAGGCTGACCATCCAGCGCTGTTTGATCATTTGCTGGAAAATACCGACGCCCCGGTACTTTTCGGGGTTGATCAGGCGCCCAAACCCGGCAGTACAGACTATTTCCGTTGGGAACGACGGCTTGTGGACAAGCTGGAGCAGCAACTTGGCCACCTGGAGGCCCTGGACACCGCCAGCGATCTGGAAGAATTGGTGGAGACCACACCGGCGCTTCATTCGGCACCGGAACTGCCTCGTTGGATTGCCCCGGCAGCGCCAGGCTCATTGGCAGAGGACGTCTGGGTGCTGGGCGCTTCCCTGGGCGGACCCGCTGCCGTCAAAACGTTTCTGGACAATCTGCCACCGGGATTGCCGGTGGGCTTTGTGTACGCGCAGCATATTGATGGCAACTTCACCGAGGTACTGACCCGGGTTCTTGGCCGACATGCCCACTACCAGCTCAAACGAGCGGAAGAAGGCTACCGGGTACGAAACGGTGATGTGGTGCTGATGCCGGTTGAGCGGGAATGGACGTTCGACACCCAGGGCCAACTGACAGAACGCAACACTCCCTGGCCTGGTCCCTATGGCCCGTCCATTGACCAGGTCTTGCTTAACGTCGCCGATTACTACGGCAAGCGTTGCCACGCCATCCTGTTTTCCGGCATGGGCAACGATGGCGCCATTGCAGCGCCCATGCTTAAAGCCTACGGCAGTCGCATCTGGGTGCAGGAAAGCAAGAGTTGCGGCAACAGTTCGATGCCGGATTCGGTCGCCGCTACCGGCTGCAGCAGCTTCTGCGGCACACCGGAGCAACTGGCGAAGGAACTGGTGAAAACCATTGAGAACAACTGTCTGCTCAAAAGCCGGCAGAAACGGGATTCCGCCTGA
- a CDS encoding Hpt domain-containing protein → MGNHHDSIALDWVRGEIQDTLTQGQHALEAYVDNRDDTARLRFCLNYLHQVHGTLQMVELYGAALLTEEMEKLTQAILNETVTNVDEAVDVLMQAILQLPQYLEHLGSSRDDFPMVLLPLLNDLRAARGEALLSDTSLFKPDLSPSRIRVSSKVSERLHDPKVLGHLRKLRQMYQFALAGVVREADLAAHFDYMQKVIQRLIRLCQKTPRGELWKAASAFVETLRANVNPVNTAVKSLLRELDAEIRRLTDEHADILQQPVPEALFKHLLYYVARARDLDSPQVNALRDAYQLTSALPSEDDVDAARTRVSGPGRDAIHSVVSALNEELARLKDQLDLFVRAELRQNTELDELLPGLRQVANTLAVLGLGIPRKVVTEQVELVEKLCGQAEPADDGTLMDIAGALLYVEASLAGLDSDRRTDVESGSQDDERPNMGSLELGDASEALLRESRNTLEQVKSAIVNFIASQWDTREIDHVPGLLHSIRGGLSLVPLDRVADMLASAERYVSDVLLSNKQVPDWKQLDTLADAVTSIEYYLERLAEGISDNDSILRVAEDSLAGLGFPVGQEPTWNLDQQASESTSVPTVEVQEPGDTPDAAKASDDELVDDEILGIFVEEAEEVLQTIHEFYPRLRQSHDDREALTEVRRAFHTLKGSGRLVGASSIGELAWSVENLLNRVIDQTIKPSDDLFALVDEVNSRIPSLINEFRDGHSSGDVAELIERAEALATTRRADAEEAPAPAEQPETSSVPESAQPDESLSEEIAQPAATDASDSDDLIDDEILEIFIEEAGEVLDTIREYLPMLLRQHDDRTALAEVRRAYHTLKGSGRMVGAEVIGELAWSVENMLNRVIDGSIFMNDDVAQLVQDVTDAVPALVSDFEQRRPASVDTSVMQARATALANGEIPDATSMPPAEAEIGDEGQTAQDTGLEHAEPEFDAGAGEPDQDVDPVLLEIFENETETHLQTLKDYLAAAGDKTSAAYTDDLSRALHTLKGSAHTAGIGPIAEVITPLERFVKESRAQNKRADRDVLELIEQASRYLTEGLAQLRSNPQGSLEGTDEYLARLQQISQQTLLSHAMSDDEQQSEQAPTQLVQLFLGEGLDIVLDAESILDDWAQHPERTDSLATLREELEQLTRGASDAGLTDVANLAAALTRTYTAVAENQLTPGDDFFATVRPAQEQLINLMDQVAAGLATEPSDGLIEELDELASASSQASEEPSEFDQQFTEDLEEIDLSLELEELDQGAPEPAESEQPPLPELSSDDSDIDEELAEIFLEEARDLINSTADALQSWSEDTGNLDILRLLQRDLHTLKGGARLADIPSVGDLSHELENLFEGLTEQKFAVTDTLSDLLFRCHDRLAGMVEALETQEPPRPAPDLIAEIHAYIDTARGSRPVTDVSPSDTVDVSEDQELPLPEADEAPEETTAEDELQATDLSHLDPELVGIFLEEAYDLINSTGSSLHAWSEDPSDREVAAVLQREVHTLKGGARMAGVDAIGDLTHVLEDLFEKVAEGQLDASGEMTDLLFACHDRLAQMVEQVATQKPCPPADELVQQVEAILRGETPAPVQTLPAAEVEEAEEPSAEDQSPETIAEPGTDVHEKPTGTLAAASDDDLIGIFLDEGLEIHEAITECLDQWREEPDELAGITRLQQELHTLKGGARLSDVDPIADLAEAWSDALDTLVSGGNDQQGLLTLSDRALASLKSMLDTIEAGQKPKSDSDLIADFQATGQVSDDLAEAPEASAEADSDVVDPEVLEIFLEEAGEIMDQLEQLLDDWRKEPANHHFNQEAQRALHTLKGGARLSQLSELGDKAHAFETRLIDLGGNAPDDSQWQAITEDHDAIIGLVSAIRTRFESGAPVIAPSQAQPDSTQPEPTSERPAEVPAPQPETPAKPTPEQPKPAKAAAKIRNKAAETQRAAQETIRVSAPLLDELVNLAGETSITRGRLEQQTSDFSHTLDEMAATIERLREQLRRMDIETEAQILFRAEQEHGPDYGDDFDPLEMDRYSSIQQLSRALSESSSDLADLRETLADRVRDTETLLVQQSRINTELQEGLMKTRMIPFASMVPRLRRIVRQISGELGKKVDFDVRNAEGEMDRNILERMIAPLEHMLRNALDHGIETPEERKKAGKPATGEVTLSLTREGGDVVLRMIDDGKGIPADVIRDKAVRQGLMRADEDLSEREILQFILQPGFSTAQQVTQISGRGVGMDVVGSEIKQLGGSLDIDSALGRGTTFTVRLPFTVSVNRALMVATGEDFYAIPLNTIEGIVRVSTYELEEYYKPDAPMYEYAGQQYRLQYLGSLLNSDHHPKLQGQALPLPVILVRGAEQPMALQVDHLMGSREIVVKSLGPQFSTVRGVSGATILGDGNVVVILDLPAMIRSDILSERQRLANLEKARETSRYEEKITTVMVVDDSVTVRKVTSRLLERNGMEVITAKDGLDAVAQLQDHRPDIILLDIEMPRMDGFEVASFVRHDDNLKETPICMITSRTGEKHRERALSIGVNEYLGKPFQEAELLDTIKRLTGNQ, encoded by the coding sequence ATGGGCAATCACCATGACAGTATCGCCCTCGACTGGGTTCGGGGCGAAATACAGGACACGCTGACCCAGGGCCAGCATGCACTTGAAGCGTACGTCGATAATCGTGACGATACCGCGCGCCTGCGCTTCTGCCTGAACTACCTCCATCAGGTACACGGTACCCTGCAGATGGTGGAACTCTACGGTGCAGCCTTGCTGACTGAAGAGATGGAAAAGCTGACCCAGGCCATCCTGAACGAAACCGTCACCAATGTTGACGAAGCCGTTGATGTCCTCATGCAGGCCATCCTGCAGCTGCCCCAGTACCTCGAACACCTCGGCAGCAGTCGTGACGATTTTCCGATGGTGTTGCTGCCGCTGCTGAACGATCTCCGGGCCGCGCGGGGCGAAGCCCTTCTGTCAGACACGTCACTGTTCAAGCCGGATCTCAGCCCATCCCGAATCCGGGTAAGCAGCAAAGTCTCCGAACGCCTGCACGACCCCAAGGTTCTTGGGCATCTGCGCAAGCTGCGGCAGATGTATCAGTTTGCCCTTGCCGGCGTGGTCCGGGAGGCCGACCTGGCCGCCCATTTCGATTACATGCAGAAGGTGATCCAGCGACTGATTCGCCTATGCCAGAAAACACCCCGCGGTGAACTCTGGAAAGCTGCCAGCGCCTTTGTCGAGACCCTTCGGGCCAACGTGAACCCGGTCAATACCGCGGTTAAATCCCTGTTGCGGGAGCTGGACGCCGAGATTCGACGGCTGACCGACGAGCACGCCGATATTCTGCAGCAGCCAGTACCGGAAGCCCTGTTCAAGCACCTGCTGTACTACGTGGCACGGGCCCGTGACCTGGACAGCCCGCAGGTCAATGCACTCCGGGACGCCTATCAGCTAACCAGCGCGTTGCCGTCCGAAGACGACGTTGATGCTGCCCGCACTCGCGTGTCCGGCCCGGGCCGCGATGCCATTCATTCTGTTGTCAGCGCCCTGAACGAGGAGCTGGCCCGCCTGAAAGATCAGCTCGACCTGTTCGTGCGCGCCGAACTGCGCCAGAACACCGAGCTTGACGAACTGCTGCCGGGCCTTCGCCAGGTTGCCAACACCCTGGCCGTTCTGGGCCTCGGCATCCCCCGCAAGGTGGTCACCGAACAGGTTGAACTGGTCGAAAAACTGTGTGGCCAGGCCGAGCCCGCCGACGATGGCACCCTGATGGACATCGCCGGGGCACTGCTCTACGTCGAAGCCAGCCTTGCCGGCCTGGACAGTGACCGGCGGACTGACGTTGAGTCGGGCAGCCAGGATGACGAACGCCCCAACATGGGCAGTCTCGAGTTGGGCGACGCCAGCGAAGCCCTGCTCCGGGAGTCGCGCAACACCCTCGAGCAGGTCAAGTCGGCCATCGTCAACTTCATTGCCTCGCAATGGGATACCCGGGAAATCGACCATGTTCCCGGCCTGTTGCACAGCATTCGCGGCGGGCTGAGCCTGGTACCGCTGGATCGCGTGGCAGACATGCTGGCCTCGGCTGAGCGTTACGTTTCCGATGTCTTGCTGAGTAACAAGCAGGTACCTGACTGGAAACAGCTGGACACCCTGGCCGATGCCGTCACCAGTATCGAATACTATCTGGAGCGCCTGGCGGAAGGCATCAGCGACAACGATTCCATTCTGAGAGTGGCTGAAGACAGTCTGGCCGGGCTTGGCTTCCCGGTAGGCCAGGAGCCAACCTGGAACCTCGACCAACAGGCGTCCGAATCCACCTCCGTGCCGACTGTGGAAGTTCAGGAGCCGGGCGACACCCCGGATGCGGCCAAGGCATCGGATGACGAGCTGGTCGATGACGAAATTCTGGGCATTTTCGTGGAGGAGGCCGAAGAGGTTCTCCAGACCATCCATGAATTCTACCCCCGCCTGCGCCAGAGCCACGACGATCGCGAGGCACTGACCGAAGTGCGCCGCGCCTTCCATACGCTTAAAGGCAGTGGCCGTCTGGTAGGTGCCTCCAGTATCGGCGAACTGGCCTGGTCGGTTGAGAACCTGCTGAACCGGGTGATCGATCAGACCATCAAGCCCAGTGACGACCTGTTTGCACTGGTCGATGAAGTTAACAGCCGTATTCCATCACTGATTAACGAATTCAGAGATGGCCACAGCAGCGGTGACGTTGCCGAACTGATCGAACGGGCCGAAGCCCTGGCCACCACTCGTCGGGCCGATGCTGAGGAAGCCCCTGCACCAGCAGAGCAGCCCGAGACCAGTTCTGTTCCCGAATCTGCGCAACCGGATGAGTCTCTGTCGGAAGAGATTGCACAGCCGGCCGCCACCGACGCCAGTGACAGTGATGACCTGATCGACGATGAGATTCTGGAAATCTTCATCGAAGAAGCCGGGGAAGTGCTCGACACCATCCGCGAATACCTGCCGATGCTGTTGCGCCAGCACGACGACCGCACCGCCCTGGCGGAAGTGCGCCGCGCCTACCACACCCTGAAGGGCAGTGGCCGGATGGTTGGCGCCGAGGTGATCGGTGAACTGGCCTGGTCTGTGGAAAACATGCTCAACCGGGTTATCGACGGTAGCATTTTCATGAACGACGACGTGGCACAACTGGTTCAGGACGTGACCGACGCCGTACCTGCCCTGGTGTCTGATTTCGAGCAACGTCGCCCCGCCAGCGTCGATACCTCGGTCATGCAGGCCCGGGCAACCGCCCTGGCCAACGGCGAGATTCCGGACGCCACCTCCATGCCCCCGGCGGAAGCCGAGATAGGTGATGAAGGCCAGACAGCCCAGGATACCGGTCTGGAACACGCCGAACCGGAATTCGATGCGGGCGCCGGTGAGCCAGATCAGGACGTCGATCCCGTTCTTCTCGAGATTTTCGAGAACGAAACCGAAACCCACCTGCAAACCCTCAAGGATTATCTGGCCGCAGCCGGTGACAAGACCTCGGCCGCCTACACCGATGACCTTTCCCGGGCCCTCCACACCCTCAAGGGCAGCGCCCATACTGCCGGTATCGGCCCGATTGCCGAGGTTATTACGCCGCTTGAACGCTTTGTTAAAGAGTCCAGGGCCCAGAACAAGCGTGCGGACCGGGACGTTCTGGAACTGATCGAACAGGCCAGCCGCTACCTGACCGAAGGCCTGGCCCAACTCAGAAGCAACCCGCAAGGGTCGCTCGAGGGCACCGATGAATACCTGGCAAGACTGCAACAGATCAGCCAGCAAACCCTGCTTTCACATGCCATGTCTGACGACGAGCAGCAGTCTGAGCAGGCGCCGACGCAACTGGTTCAGCTGTTCCTCGGTGAAGGTCTGGACATTGTTCTGGACGCAGAATCGATCCTCGACGACTGGGCACAACACCCGGAGCGCACCGACTCACTGGCCACCTTGCGTGAGGAACTGGAACAACTGACCCGGGGAGCCTCGGATGCCGGTCTGACAGACGTAGCCAACCTGGCCGCTGCCCTGACCCGCACCTACACCGCGGTCGCAGAAAATCAGCTGACACCGGGCGACGACTTCTTCGCCACCGTTCGCCCAGCCCAGGAACAACTGATCAACCTGATGGATCAAGTGGCTGCCGGTCTCGCCACCGAACCCAGCGACGGTTTGATCGAAGAGCTCGACGAACTGGCCAGCGCATCATCGCAAGCCAGTGAGGAACCGAGCGAGTTCGACCAGCAGTTCACCGAGGATCTGGAAGAAATCGACCTCAGCCTCGAACTGGAAGAACTGGACCAGGGTGCGCCCGAACCCGCCGAGAGCGAGCAGCCACCGCTGCCGGAACTGTCCTCGGATGACAGCGATATTGACGAGGAACTGGCGGAAATCTTCCTCGAGGAAGCCCGCGACCTGATCAACAGCACCGCCGATGCCTTGCAGAGCTGGAGCGAAGATACCGGCAACCTGGACATCCTGCGCCTGCTGCAGCGTGACCTGCATACCCTTAAGGGCGGTGCACGGCTTGCCGACATCCCCTCGGTGGGCGACCTGTCCCATGAACTTGAAAACCTGTTCGAGGGACTGACCGAGCAGAAGTTTGCCGTCACCGACACCCTGTCTGATCTGCTGTTCCGCTGCCATGACCGTCTGGCAGGCATGGTAGAGGCCCTGGAAACCCAGGAGCCACCAAGGCCGGCACCGGATCTGATTGCCGAGATCCACGCCTACATCGATACCGCACGGGGCTCACGGCCGGTCACCGACGTCAGCCCCTCTGACACCGTAGACGTGTCCGAAGACCAGGAGCTGCCGCTGCCCGAGGCTGACGAGGCACCAGAAGAGACCACTGCGGAAGACGAATTACAGGCCACAGACCTTTCACACCTTGATCCTGAATTGGTAGGCATTTTCCTCGAGGAAGCCTATGACCTGATCAACTCCACCGGCAGCTCGTTACATGCCTGGAGCGAAGATCCATCGGATCGTGAGGTTGCAGCTGTCCTTCAGCGGGAAGTACACACCCTCAAGGGTGGCGCCCGCATGGCCGGTGTCGACGCCATCGGCGACCTGACTCACGTGCTGGAAGATCTTTTCGAGAAAGTGGCGGAAGGCCAGCTCGACGCCAGCGGCGAAATGACTGACCTGCTGTTTGCCTGCCACGACCGTCTGGCTCAGATGGTTGAACAGGTCGCCACCCAGAAGCCCTGCCCGCCGGCCGATGAATTGGTTCAGCAGGTGGAAGCGATTCTGCGGGGCGAGACCCCGGCGCCAGTGCAAACCTTGCCTGCCGCAGAGGTGGAGGAGGCGGAAGAGCCAAGCGCCGAGGATCAGAGCCCGGAGACCATCGCCGAGCCCGGCACTGATGTCCATGAAAAACCTACCGGAACTCTGGCAGCTGCCTCCGATGACGACCTGATTGGCATCTTCCTGGACGAAGGCCTGGAGATCCATGAAGCCATCACCGAATGCCTCGACCAGTGGCGTGAAGAACCGGACGAACTGGCCGGCATCACCCGATTGCAGCAGGAACTGCATACCCTTAAGGGTGGCGCCCGCCTGTCCGATGTCGACCCGATTGCCGACCTTGCCGAGGCCTGGTCGGACGCGCTGGATACTCTGGTCTCCGGCGGTAACGATCAGCAAGGTCTGCTGACGCTCAGCGACCGGGCCCTGGCTAGCCTCAAGTCCATGCTGGATACCATTGAAGCAGGCCAGAAACCTAAGTCTGACAGCGACCTGATTGCCGACTTCCAGGCCACCGGCCAGGTGTCCGACGACCTGGCGGAGGCCCCGGAGGCATCCGCCGAGGCCGACTCGGATGTGGTCGATCCAGAAGTGCTGGAGATCTTCCTGGAGGAAGCCGGCGAGATCATGGACCAGCTCGAGCAGCTGCTGGATGACTGGCGCAAAGAGCCAGCCAACCATCATTTCAACCAGGAGGCCCAACGGGCCCTGCACACCCTCAAGGGTGGCGCACGGTTGTCGCAACTTAGCGAACTGGGTGACAAAGCCCACGCCTTTGAAACCCGCTTGATTGATTTGGGTGGAAACGCTCCGGACGACAGCCAGTGGCAGGCGATTACCGAAGACCACGACGCTATTATTGGTTTGGTGTCGGCTATCCGCACTCGCTTTGAGTCGGGTGCACCGGTTATTGCACCGTCACAGGCGCAGCCTGATTCAACGCAGCCTGAGCCGACATCTGAGCGGCCAGCCGAGGTACCGGCCCCGCAACCAGAAACGCCGGCCAAACCGACCCCGGAGCAGCCCAAGCCAGCAAAAGCAGCGGCCAAGATCCGTAACAAGGCGGCCGAAACCCAGCGAGCGGCCCAGGAAACCATCCGGGTGTCTGCGCCATTGCTGGACGAACTGGTTAACCTGGCCGGCGAGACCAGTATTACCCGGGGCCGCCTGGAGCAGCAGACCAGCGATTTCAGCCACACCCTGGATGAAATGGCCGCCACCATCGAACGTTTGCGTGAACAGCTGCGCCGGATGGATATCGAAACCGAGGCCCAGATTCTGTTCCGGGCCGAACAGGAACACGGCCCAGACTACGGCGACGACTTCGATCCGCTGGAGATGGACCGTTACTCATCCATCCAACAGCTGTCCCGGGCACTGTCCGAGTCATCCTCTGACCTTGCCGACCTGAGGGAAACCCTGGCCGACCGGGTACGGGATACCGAAACCCTGCTGGTGCAGCAGTCCCGGATCAACACGGAACTCCAGGAAGGTCTGATGAAGACCCGGATGATTCCGTTCGCCTCGATGGTGCCACGCCTGCGCCGTATCGTGCGCCAGATCAGCGGCGAGCTGGGCAAAAAAGTGGACTTTGACGTTCGCAACGCCGAAGGCGAAATGGACCGCAATATTCTGGAGCGCATGATCGCGCCCCTGGAGCACATGCTGCGTAACGCCCTGGACCACGGCATCGAGACCCCGGAAGAGCGCAAGAAAGCCGGCAAGCCTGCCACCGGTGAAGTGACGTTGTCACTGACCCGGGAAGGCGGCGATGTGGTTCTGCGGATGATCGATGACGGCAAGGGTATCCCGGCCGATGTGATCCGCGACAAAGCCGTCCGTCAGGGGCTGATGCGGGCCGATGAAGACCTGTCAGAGCGGGAAATCCTGCAGTTTATCCTGCAGCCCGGCTTCTCCACCGCCCAACAAGTTACCCAGATCTCTGGCCGTGGTGTGGGTATGGATGTGGTCGGCAGCGAGATCAAGCAACTGGGCGGCAGCCTGGATATTGACTCGGCCCTGGGCCGCGGCACCACCTTTACCGTGCGCCTGCCGTTTACCGTGTCGGTGAACCGCGCCCTGATGGTGGCTACCGGCGAAGACTTCTATGCCATCCCGCTCAACACCATTGAAGGTATCGTGCGGGTCAGCACCTACGAGCTGGAAGAGTATTACAAGCCGGATGCCCCCATGTACGAATACGCCGGCCAGCAATACCGCCTGCAGTATCTGGGCAGCCTGCTGAACAGTGACCATCATCCGAAACTGCAGGGTCAGGCATTGCCATTACCGGTAATTCTGGTGCGAGGTGCCGAACAGCCCATGGCCTTGCAGGTGGACCACCTGATGGGCAGCCGGGAAATCGTTGTTAAATCCCTGGGGCCGCAGTTCAGTACCGTGCGCGGTGTGTCCGGTGCCACCATTCTGGGTGACGGTAACGTGGTGGTGATTCTTGACCTGCCAGCGATGATCCGTTCCGACATCCTGTCCGAACGGCAACGCCTGGCGAACCTCGAAAAAGCCCGGGAAACCAGCCGCTACGAAGAGAAAATCACCACCGTTATGGTGGTGGACGACTCGGTAACCGTGCGCAAGGTTACCTCTCGATTGCTGGAACGAAACGGCATGGAAGTCATCACCGCGAAGGACGGCCTGGATGCGGTGGCCCAGCTTCAGGATCATCGCCCGGACATCATTCTGCTGGACATCGAAATGCCCCGGATGGACGGTTTCGAGGTGGCCAGTTTCGTGCGCCACGACGACAACCTGAAGGAAACACCGATCTGTATGATCACCTCCCGAACCGGAGAGAAACACCGCGAACGGGCACTGTCGATCGGGGTCAACGAGTATCTGGGCAAACCGTTCCAGGAAGCCGAGCTGCTTGACACCATCAAGCGGTTGACCGGGAATCAGTGA